The genome window ATCACTGACCTCCACTACGTGCTCCACCACCTCATGGCTGACCCATCCCAGCTGGGGTGGCTGGACCTGTCCTTCAACCACATCACATACATAGACCCAGTGAGATTTCTCATCCACCTCCAATTGTGTTTTACATTGTATTGTGTATCACTACAAACTATATTTGTGGCTTTAAATCtccttatttattattcatagaTTTACAACTGAGACTGTTTTGCTCTTTATGAAGCTGTAACTCCATCTGTGTTGCAGGTTTTGCGTGAGCTGCGCGAACTGCGTGTGCTGTACCTCCACGGCAACAACATCATGGAAATGTCAACGGTGGACAAGCTGGGAGAGCTGCCGCACCTTCACACCATCACACTACATGGAAATGCCATTGAAAACACACGAGGCTACAGGTGGAGACATTTACATCCTTGCACGGTATTTACAGTATAGTGGTAGTCGTATACTGCAGGCATTACACTTGACTGTCCCTGACATTTGTGAAAGCAAGTACAGTAGgtggaaaatgttttaatagGTGCTTAAATTAAGATCAAAATCCCTTTAAGATTCATATCCTGTTCCCATCTGCATAGCAAACACTGATACACACTCAAAGAGAAAGAAGGTCACCCTTCGTTGGATCGAGCTCCTTGATTTAATATTCGCCTCATTTGATATCATTTATGTGCAACAGAAGGAAAGAACAGACAAGGTCTACTTTGCAGAGTCTGAAAGATATACTCAGTCACGGTGGACTCGTTAGGTGCGAAAGCAGCGGATGCCCACAAAGGCCCTGGATTAAagctaattgtgtgtgtgtgtgtgtgtgtgtgtgtgtgtgtgtgtgtgtgtgtgtgtgtgtgtgtgtgtgtgtgtgtgtttaggagtCATGTGATTTTTGCCCTGCCACATTTGAAGAACATGGACTTCAGTGTTGTGACACGTGAGGAGCGGGAGTTGGCAAATTTTTGGCATCGCTCcatgaagcagaaccagaaacacaaaacagcgTCTCCAGCGCCTGCTACCAGTGCATTCAAATAATTGACCCATGACCCACCATGGAAAATAAACCTGTTCTCTGTCTTGAAAGCTAGTAGGCATCTGACTTCTGTATCATTTCTTTAATTCAGCTGTTAAATGTCAGCAGAGAGTCCAGAGGCTGCCAGTTAAGTGTTCTTAGACCGTAACACTGATGCCCAGTTACAAAAGCTCCAGTACTGCACATGTTAGTTGTTAAAATGAttttaacatcatcatcatacaGGATTCAGCATTAAGTAAGTTGCAGTTGTTGTTCGCTTTTGTCTGTAGCAGGGTTTAGCATCTTCCAGCCAcagcatatatacagtatgtgtaatgcTGCATGGTGGAGGATGGGTGGAAAATGAATGTAAGGCAATCAGGAACCAGTTTACAGACGCATgcgtgcagacacacaacacttcACAGTCTGCGTTGTAACCAGATTTGGGTTTCTGCTTTTGCCGTCTAGTCTTGTTAGTGACGAGATGCGGACCATAAATCAGCATGGAGGCAGATTAAACTGGCTCTCTGCCAGGCTCTGTTTGCGCAGGATCCTGTATCAGTGTTTCCTCCCGCAAAATCTTTAATCGGTCTGATGGAAGTAGCCCTGAATCAGCTTTCGGACCGTGTGACGCGAAAGCTGAAACCCGTTAAACACTTTGAAATCGAGCACAAACACTGCTGCGCTAAAGGCTGTGGCTGATGATGTCTGATAATGTCAGTAGAGTAATTCTCTATGACGCGATTTAGACCTTGGTTTGCTTAGAAAGCAGCGCTAATGTGCTTCTTGGTGAAAAAGTCCTTCAGACCATGTTTCTATCTTTAGGTCAGGACAGCATCTGCTCAGCAGGGAGTCCAGCTTTGAAACCCCTATATGCGCTGTAAAGATTTGCACAGCTGATTAACTGGAGGGCACGCACTTTACATTTATAATTGAATTCTAAGCTTGTCTGTTAGTTTGAGAACTCAACCAACAACTACACAGCTTTGAATAGGTTCTTTAAAGCATGTGTCCTTTGTAACATCTATTGTACGGTTTGCTGTATTTGCTCTATTGTAGGAGCTGAAATGAGAGGGACTGTGTCACCTTTTGTTGTAGTTGGGACAAAACAAGCTGTATGCAGTGTTCTGAAGTGTCTGGTGGGTCGGAGTCTCTGTACTGATACATCGGTAATGTCTGGCTCCCGTTTCCTCCAGAACGGGAGACAGTGTTTTGTCAAGTCGACCTGTTGTGTACTGTAGTGTAGCGACCTCCTCTAGTTTTCTGGACTAATCTTGTTAGAAATGTGAAACTAGACAGTGTGAATTGTAgagttttgtcacattttgtttgCCAAATtgtttcagatgtttcagaTCGTGGTGTTTGACCAAAAGCCAGGATTCTGTGATCTGGTGTCTCTGTTGTCAGCTATGACCTCATCTAACGATGTCAGATGACTGTAGACTTGAATATAATTACTCCTAATAGTGTTGTACCACTAAAATGTAATAGAAGTTAGAAATGTGCAGGAAATGAGGAAGAACTGTGATCGAGAAGTTGGCGAGATGCCCCAGTAATATGCAGCTAGAGACACAGGAGGGGGTTTGTTTCTGCATGATTAGTATAAAATATAACATCAAATTGTGACTGTAAAATAATTGCAAAGAGGTAAACATCAGGACAGACAGCTGCTAGTCTTTATAATATGAGCAGGGAACGTGCTCATTTCTGATTGGCTGGCAGGTGGCGCAGAATTGTATTAGGACATCTGAATCCGTTTAGGCAGTGTCACCGTGATGCAAATGGCGTGGTCACACTGGGTCTGGGGACTGGATGGCTGATAAATCTTAGATTTTTAGGCCAGATCTCACTGTGCAACTGCTGTGAAGTTGGGGTAAACTCATTATTGATAATGGCGGCGGTGCTGCTGGCATATGCCCCGGCTGATCGAGCTTCCCGTCTCCCTTTGCTTTCCAAAGAACACGTTGTGTGCCATTGCAATATTATGGCGAGAAGAAGAGCCCAGAACAGATCTGGCAACAAAGAAGCAGCTCATATTTTTGTGCTGGAGGTGAAAAATAGCCACTAACAAATCCATGGCAccgtaaatgaaatgaaatgtggttTCTGCCTCCCTGTGTGGAAAACATTTCAGGCAATGAGGCACATAGAAGCAGGCAGCAGTAAGTCCCTGATACGGACAAACAGGTGTCCAGGCTCCTCCGTCATTGTGTGAGGTGGGAgactcagccacacacacacgtgcgtgtGAGAAAACAGGTCTTTTTACTTGTTTGGTAAATATCCAAGTCACGCCGTCGCCGCTGAAAGGACGGAGGGGAGCGGCGCCGCGCCGGCCCCGCGTGGCTCTGATGTGGCTCTGATGTGGCTCTGATGTGGCCTGAGCAGCCACAAATCCCACTAATCCTGCGACGCACCCCCCGCgggcctctcctccctccaggtGCTCTCCCGCTCCCTATAGGAGTCGCGGCGTTCGGGGGGTTCTGCTCATCAACGCGccgagccggagccggagctgcaGTGCAGCAGGCAGTTAAATTTTCAGGTTGTGGGAGAAAACGCAGCTGAGAGTCGTAACGGACGGCGTCGGGAGAACGCTCCTGTTTGGGCCCAGATGTGCTGAATAAATCATTTTCCTCAGACCTAATTAAACACTTACTGCTTAGCCCCGTTAAGATATTAACATGTGCTCTAGCGAATGAACCAGGCAGAGCTCCAGGAGTGGAAGAGTTCCACCACGGCAGGCGGAATAAATATAGACCTCTGTTTAACGTCGTTCTTCCTTTGTTTTCTAATAGAGCTTATTATTGCTTTTAATATCTGTTGCTGCTTCGAATCAGGACACGTGATAAAACTCACTGCCTCGGAGATGTGGATTCATGCTGTGGGGCTGCAGGAGATCCATCTCCTCTTTGATTTCTTCCGTGAGACCAGGATTAACCTCCACAAGAGCGATGGAAAGGTTAAAGTGTGGAGGAGGAACGTCTCCGCTCCCGATGCATCTGCTCGATGCAGGTGGAGGCGCCCTTTGATGGCGACGGGGCCCCACGTGGAGCGTCACCGTGCACAAAGtcagcgatccaaatcaaacaaAGGaatccacattcagcctggtttgAGTGCTCATCTGCTAATTGAACACCGTCAGTGAAATGAATGAGTACAAGGGAGTAAAATGTGGCTTCTGAATAAAAGTTCaaaaaatgaatagaaattCATGGTGAAGGTCACATTTCCTGATCAATAATCTAAACCCTGTGTTTCCTCAGGTgtgtgacgcccccccccccccccccactgtccCTCGGAGCCAGGTGGGTCACTGTGCTGTTACTCATACAGTCGACCACTTGTAGATGAGCTTTAACGATCAGCGGGGGGCGACTCCTTATGATCCGTTTGTGTTTTGATGGAGAAGGCGAGCGCCTCCCGCGCTGGCGGTTTGTCATGATTAGTTCAGGCCTGCTGATCTTGGCTGCCGTTCCCTGAGCTCAAGGAGGATTTGGTGTAATCCCacggagcagagggaagcagatGGACACGCAGGTAAGATCTCAGCGGTGGAGGGGCTATAATTGGCCCGGCCTGCTGCCTGCAAACCCCCCTCAACGCTCGTCGCTTGAACCCATTGATTATGTAATCAGATTTTCAATTAGCGCCAGTCGGTGAATGCTGTGAGCGGGTGAGCCGCTTTATGAGCCGCGGGGACGGTTCATTTAGAGACGCCCAGCGGTGGTTGCGGTCAGCGTGTGTCGAGGAGCGTGAAGGTGTCGGCCCCCTCGCCGCTCCCTTGACGAGATAAAGGCCCGAGCGAGGACGCGTCGGCTGACGTCATCGTCGTGTGCTCTCAGTTGCACTAAAAAGAACTGGGGCCTTTTAAACCGTGCTAGTTTTTACAGCCAACGCAATAGTTGTGTGTTGTCGTGGCCTGATTGTGCGGCTGCAGCGCGTCCGTGAGCCGTATACAGCTATACTGTAGCTTAGCGAGGTGCGACGGCACACGGACTGAATAACCTTTCGCAATTGCCCAGAAACTAATTTGCTCTTGAAACCAAGCAGCGGGCGGATCAGCGGGGCCGGAAAAATCATTATGAAACAAAGACGCGGAGCAACGCCGCGCTCAAGTTTTCAAGCGCGTCTGTTGATTCACGACGCTGAGGATGTTCCAGCAACGCCTTACTTTTCCCCTCTCGTGCTTGTTGTATCTACATATTGTAAGTAATTACCCTGAGAGGCGCTGCCTGAGCCAGCATGGGTTCCACTTTCCCCTCCAGTGCCAAACGACTGACTCTGTTTGCAGGGACGATGTATTTCACAGATATAGTAATGTAGTAATATGTCAAGCTCGCCGGCCGCGTGTGGTCCAGTTATTAGTGGCCCAGTGAGGACCTGGTGCGGGGGTCTGTGTACCAAGAAGCAGCgcacatttaattatttacagcaTCTGTGTCTGCGGTGCTGGAAGGTTCCACTGTGAGGTTCCACCCAGAGCCCCAGTCACTGTGTTTGCATTCATACAGGTGTGTGGCAGTGACAGCACTACATGTATGAACAGGGTTCTGCCAGGCCTTGATGCTGATTATTGCTCTCGTAGTTTGATGAGGGTCAGATAATAAGTTCACCGTCAGCTATGGACGTGGCCTGTAGAACAGCGAGGATAGACTCCAGCCTCCCAGCTACAGGTACAGTATTGTAGCGATCCGGGGGGGGGGATGTACATAGTTTGGTTGACTGTTCCAGTTCGTattgtgttatgtggctcttttattttgaagcgcagaTTGTTGCGCGACGCCAGGTGTGCTTCCGGGAAAAGAAGGGACCCGGGAGAGAGAGGCGggagtttttgttctgtgtagttCCGGGGGAGCAAAAACGACTGTGGTGAGACCTGTTGTGACCCCGCTGTTgttattagaaaataaaaagaagtgctgttcacaccgaggctcgtaacattggtgtcagaagtgggatcttTAACCGTCTTGTTAGACTAGAAAGAGGAACCATGGAAGGAGAACTGCGGGAGCTGGAGCGAGCTGTGCTGGAAAGCAGCTTGCTTCTGAATAACCTGATGCGGGAGAGGCCAACGCGGGGCGGCCGCGATCCAGACGCACCAGATGGCTCCAGCGTCCCCAGGTTTCCTCTGCATAAAACGAGCAAAGCCCGCGGTGATGAACAACCGTCACGAACAGAGACAGTCCCGGACAGCGCTGCACCGAGCCCGACACCCAAAACACCGGTCAAGCTCCCGAGGTTCAACGGGCTGACTCCCCTGGAGCCCTACctcgctcaggtccagctcgcAGCGCTGCACGGTGGTTGGAGCGGCAAAGACACGGCGACGCAGCTGGCCCTGGCTCTGGAGGGTCCCGCTCTGCAGGTGCTAATTGATGTCGCACCGGAGCAACGGCAGGAGTTACCGGTGATCACCGCGGCGCTGGAGAGACGCTTCGGACAGCGGACATCGACAGAACAGGCTCGCGAGCAGTTAGCCCTTCGTCGTCGCAGTGAGGGGGAGAGTCTGGGGACGTTCGCCGCCGATCTACAACTCCACTCGCGGCGCGGCTACCCATCATTTCCTGCCGCCGCTCAGGAAGAGCTGAGTTTGCACGCTTTCCTGCGGGGACTCACGCCGGAGCGGCTCCGCCAGCACGTCCGCCTCTCCATGCCTAGCTCCCTGGAAGAGGCGCTTCGCGAAGCAGAGCGGGCCGAGGAGGTACTGAGCCCAAGACCATCACAGCGGAGGCTCCTGGACCAGCCATCGCTAGCAAGGGCGGCCGAGTGCAGCGGTGAGACGGAGGCGTCAGAGGAGAACGTCAGCCGAGCCCAACCAGCTGCCGTTCCGGCGCGTCGACCTCGCCGGGAGGACAGCGGCTGTTTCCGTTGTGGTGAACTGGGACATTTTGCTCGTGACTGCCCCGCCCCCTCACCGAAAGCTAAGGCCGGGTCACCGTCGGGAAACGGGAGCGGAGTGAGGTGGTGAGGGGACACTCACTCCaatcacacacacccctctccgGGAACTTTCACACAGTGGGTCGCTGCGGATTTATTAAAGGACTATATGTGGACTGTGTTATAGAGGGTCAGCAATGTCGGGCCCTGGTGGATACGAGGTCTACCATCTGCTTGCTGCGACGGGGGTTTCTCCCGGGGACAACCGGTCCACTCCCGGAGGGGTGGACCCCCACTACAACAGAATTAGTGGCTGTTACTGGGGAAAAGACTGTGATGCCAGGAAAACGGGCgctgcaggtcactgtgaaGGAGCTAGAGGTGAGCCATGAGTTTTGGCTTGCTGACATCCGCGACGAGTGCATCATTGGCCTAGACCTGCTAACCCGCTGGGGtgcgtgtgttgatgtgtcgggGCTAGCCCTATGCTTCGGCACGGAGACCGTGCCACTTCAGTCGGGCCGGGGAAGGAGCGTCAAACCCAGGGGACGCCGGGCTCGTCGGCGCACTGAGGCCAACGCACTCAAATCGTCACCTCCATTAGCCAGCATCCCGACAACAGAGACCGCCACTGCTGTGAGGGAGCTGGGTCAGCGTAGCGGCGCACAtctgggagagcagcagagaaagcagcTACAGCAGTTGTTAGCGGAGTTTGTGGATATTTTCGCTGCACGTGATGAAGATTGCAACAGAACAGGGCTGGTGCAACACCACATCAACACCGGTGAGGCACAGCCCATCCGCCTGCGACCCCACCGGCTGCCCCTCTCCAAacgccaagcagcagcagagctgattaCCGGAATGGCCAAAAACGGCATCATCGAGCCGTCGGACGGCCCCTGGGCTGCCccggtggtgatggtgaggaagaAAGGGGGTAGCTGGCGACTCTGTGTGGACTACAGACGCCTTAACGCCGTCACCCTGAAAGACTCTTACCCACTACCCCGCATCGATGACGCTCTGGATCATGTGGCGGGGTCGTGCTGGTTCAGTTCTCTAGACCTGAGGAGCGGTTACTGGCAAGTGGAGCTGGCCCCGGAGGATCGAGCCAAAACGGCTTTTACCATCGGCCAGGGACTGTGGCAGTTCCGagtcatgccatttggactgTGTAATGCCCCTGCCACCTTTGAGCGCCTCATGGAGAGGGTACTGAAGGACATTCCCCGGAGCCGCTGTGTGGTGTATCTGGACGATTTGTTAGTGCACGCCAGAGACTTTGAGGGTGCGCTTGTAAACCTGCGGGAGGTCTTCACCGTCATCCGCCAGGCTGGGCTCCGGCTGAACCCAGCAAAGTGCAATCTGCTGGCCAGAGAAACGGTGTTCCTGGGTCATGTGGTCAGCGCACGTGGGGTGTCCACAGACCAGGCCAAGGTATCGGCTGTCCGGGACTGGCCAACGCCCACCACCGCTAGTGAACTGAGGAGTTTCCTGGGGCTAGCCTCCTATTACCGGAGGTTCGTTCGGGGCTTCGCCACTATCGCCAGCCCACTCCATCGACTGACGGAGAAGGGCAACGGTTCGAGTGGTCTAGCGCCTGGCCACTGCCTTTCCAGCAACTGAAGGCGGCCTTGGTTGATGCTCCGGTCCTGGCCCTCCCTGACCCccagcagcctttcatcctTGACACCGATGCCAGCAATGTGGGGGTCGGGGCCGTCCTCTCTCAAGGGGGGGAGGCAGGTGAGAGAGCGGTGGCTttctacagctgcagtctgaaccGAGCAGAGCGCAACTACTGTGTGACCAGGCGGGAGTTGCTGGCAGTGGTCCTGGCTGTGCGGCACTACAGACCCTACCTGCTTGGCAATCGGTTCACCCTGCGCACTGACCATGCCTCTCTCACTTGGCTGCTCAACTTCCGGCAACCTGAGGGTCAGGTGGCGAGGTGGCTGGAGGTGTTGCAGGAGTATGATTTCGAGATCCAACATCGACCGGGGCGACAGCACAGCAACGCCGATGCCC of Betta splendens chromosome 19, fBetSpl5.4, whole genome shotgun sequence contains these proteins:
- the LOC114845967 gene encoding leucine-rich repeat-containing protein 51-like isoform X2, giving the protein MCSPPVDLSFKNISRITGAVAEVPRCGVRPLTTDSIGRFLSRSLRLSNNRISDITDLHYVLHHLMADPSQLGWLDLSFNHITYIDPVLRELRELRVLYLHGNNIMEMSTVDKLGELPHLHTITLHGNAIENTRGYRWRHLHPCTESCDFCPATFEEHGLQCCDT
- the LOC114845967 gene encoding leucine-rich repeat-containing protein 51-like isoform X1, which gives rise to MCSPPVDLSFKNISRITGAVAEVPRCGVRPLTTDSIGRFLSRSLRLSNNRISDITDLHYVLHHLMADPSQLGWLDLSFNHITYIDPVLRELRELRVLYLHGNNIMEMSTVDKLGELPHLHTITLHGNAIENTRGYRSHVIFALPHLKNMDFSVVTREERELANFWHRSMKQNQKHKTASPAPATSAFK